AGGCCGAGGTCAGCGCCGATGACGAAATAGAATTCGTGCCCGGCGAGCGCGGCCAGGATGCCGCCGCCCGCGTGGGCGAGGTGCTCGCCGACGATCCCGATAAAAAGGTGGAAGTCATTCTCGATGGCGAAAAAAAAGAGCTCGAGCCGGTTTTAAAAGTCGACGACAGGCCGGCCGGACCGGAAAAAATGCTCGAGGATGGGGATGAGATCGAGTTCCGACCGCTTAAGACGGCAGCCGACGTTATGGAGATGCTGCCGGAAGTGCCGGAGAAAAAGTTCGGCAGCAAAACGCTGGAAATAACCGTCAACGGCCGGGAGCTGATTCTGCCGGGAGATGAGCTTCTGGTCTATAAAAATGGCTCGCCCGTGGGCCGGCAGGCCGAACTCGAGGATGGCGACAGGTTGAAAATCGACAGTTCCGGACCGATAGAGACGATCAAAGATCTCGCCGAAAATAACTTTCTGCCCGGGGATAGTCTGGAAGTATCACTGAATGGTAAAGAACTCGAGATACCCCCTCTGCCGGAGACGATCAGTGTTAACGGCAGCGAGGTTTCCGATGATTATCAGCTGGAAAGCGGAGACGAGGTTGAAATCAGTTTTCGCGGCATGACGGCGGGAGGACTTCTGGAGTACATAAATTATGGCCTCTCGGACAGAATGAAAGAAGAAGCCAGCGTTTACATCGACGGTGAAAAAAGAAGCTTCAGCGCGGAGCTCAGCGAGGGCGACGAAATAACGCTGAAATTTTGACCTGTATAAAAGATTATGAATCTGAAGCAGATATCACATCCGGGACGGGTTGAGGATAGACTATCTCCATCTTCAGACCCCGATCGTCTCTCATCTTCTCGTCAGGAAGAGATATCAGCTTTTTTTCGCCCCGGCGGGCGGCCGCCAGCAGAGCCAGGGCATCGACTATATCGTCCTGGCCAAAAGCATCAAACTCCAGATCCTCCTGGGCATTATCGATAAGAGAGGAGAGACGGTCGAAAAATCGGGCCAGCACTCTCTTTCTTTCCGCGAACCCCTCCTGCGACTTTTTATTAGCGGCCATCTCCTGACAGCCGTTTAAAGCCCAGAAGACCAGCTCCGGATGCGATTCATGCATGAGCTCGACCGCCCCGGGAAAGCGGCCCAAAAAGTCGTCGATCTCCTTAATTTTGTCCGCCAGCCCCCAGCTCTGCCGGCTCAACCCCCGGCCGCTCACCTCTTTATTTGTCCGATTGGCTTGCTGCCAGCTTTCTGCCTTTAAAGCCGGGCGAAAGGGAACAGGGAAGACAGACGAACTGCGTTTGCTCAAAAAAGAACGCGCTGCCCGGTCGCAGAGTCTTTCAGTCGAACCGCTTTTCTTTAGCCCTATGGGAATATCGATCAGCAGAAGCTCGGGGCTCGAATTTTCCTGCCAGAGCGTGACAAAATCTTTATAAAGATCGAGCTCGATCTCACCGCTATCTTTTTCGCCGGCCGCCAGCCAGCCCCCCGGACAGCCGTCTACGCCTAAATATTTCATCTTCATATTCACCACCGGTTGATGATTTTATTTTTTTATTTTCAAGGAAAATTATAAAAAAACAAAAAAGCTGGAGGTGTTATCCTCCAGCATATATGACAACTTTCAACAAAAGCTTTGAAAAGCATTATAAAATCTAACAACAAGCTTTATCAAATAAAAATATTCCTCCATTATATCTTTATCTATAATATTATCTGAAGTTTCTCCTTCTTTTAAACCAGCTCTCGCTTTTTTCTTGCAAAAAATATATAAAGTTTCATGTTCATAGCCTTTGTTTTCATTATCATTTGTTTTCATTATCAACTGCATAACAAAAATCTTCTACATCAAGAGATAAGATTATTTTTTCTCTTCTGTTTTTATTGAGATTATATTTTTCTATGAAATTTATAGTTTCCTTCCTGAACAAGCTTTTTTATGGTAGCAATATACTCTTTGATATCCTCTCTATTAAAATCTGTATATTTTTGAGATCCGCCCAAAAATATCCACTCCTATGTCTGCTGCCTACGTGCTGAGTTTTTATTATACGGATAATACGGGGAAAAGTCAATATAATTGTATTGATTTTTCAGTTTTTCGTATTCCTGATCTTTGAATTTTTCGCGCATTACATCAAGTTCATGTCGGCGTCCGGTGAATCTAACAGTGCAGCATAGTGATCTTTTTTATCTAGATAATCTGTCCTTTCCGGAAAAAGAGAATGAATTCTTGAGATATTTTTTCGCAAAATGAAGATTTTACGCAATTATGTTAAATTAAGTTAATGGTTTAG
This genomic window from Halarsenatibacter silvermanii contains:
- a CDS encoding DUF429 domain-containing protein; translation: MKYLGVDGCPGGWLAAGEKDSGEIELDLYKDFVTLWQENSSPELLLIDIPIGLKKSGSTERLCDRAARSFLSKRSSSVFPVPFRPALKAESWQQANRTNKEVSGRGLSRQSWGLADKIKEIDDFLGRFPGAVELMHESHPELVFWALNGCQEMAANKKSQEGFAERKRVLARFFDRLSSLIDNAQEDLEFDAFGQDDIVDALALLAAARRGEKKLISLPDEKMRDDRGLKMEIVYPQPVPDVISASDS